One window of the Pyrenophora tritici-repentis strain M4 chromosome Unknown M4_contig_00034, whole genome shotgun sequence genome contains the following:
- a CDS encoding Cyclin, with product MAYSQQSQSRYGQCDSYFVESHDDGIYAMRAEARERHRAVSKMQQRAIADELSKLTADEYQEDIMQHMMHMESQTLPDVNSIDIQTEIQWFMRPYLLDFLVEAHAAFQLLPETLFLAVNLLDRYCSRRVVYKRHYQLVGCAALLIAAKYGDKKDRVPTVRELKSMCCSLYDDEMFTQMEWHVLQTLNWVIGHTTVDAFLQIALLEAPYDAEVEHMTLYIAEIALFHKEFVSTRPSVLARSALALARCVLSRPQARNSEWAGAYDPQTVIGLSNHLYQPSPVLARKYASIHLSAVSATVEEFLQRQAQIARRGTGPPTPPPTVTIDEPKPASGAYVPQTPNKNPYGSVMHNGCLTPPITPESEQFTYGHVVKSQPASLYPTTPTPEHASNGQHNGQYYQSQYLHPQHM from the exons ATGGCGTACTCCCAACAATCCCAGAGCCGTTACGGCCAGTGCGACTCATACTTTGTAGAGTCACATGATGACGGCATCTACGCTATGCGAGCCGAAGCTAGAGAACGCCACCGAGCAGTATCAAAGATGCAGCAACGGGCCATCGCTGACGAGCTTTCGAAACTAACGGCTGATGAATACCAAGAAGACATAATGCAGCACATGATGCACATGGAG TCACAAACCTTGCCCGATGTCAACTCCATTGACATTCAGACCGAAATCCAGTGGTTCATGCGCCCCTACCTCCTTGACTTCTTGGTTGAAGCTCACGCCGCCTTCCAGCTGTTGCCCGAGACTCTCTTCCTCGCTGTCAACCTGCTCGACCGCTACTGCTCGCGTCGTGTCGTCTACAAGCGTCACTACCAACTTGTTGGCTGCGCTGCTCTTCTCATTGCCGCCAAGTACGGCGACAAGAAAGACCGCGTCCCTACCGTGCGGGAGCTGAAGTCGATGTGCTGCTCTCTCTACGACGATGAGATGTTCACCCAGATGGAGTGGCATGTTCTGCAAACTCTCAACTGGGTCATCGGTCATACTACTGTTGATGCATTTCTCCAGATTGCTTTGTTAGAGGCCCCGTACGATGCTGAAGTTGAACACATGACGCTTTACATTGCTGAAATTGCTCTCTTCCATAAGGAATTTGTCTCGACGCGACCATCGGTTCTCGCCCGCTCTGCTCTTGCCCTCGCGAGGTGTGTCTTGTCTCGACCCCAAGCACGAAACAGTGAATGGGCTGGTGCCTACGATCCCCAGACGGTCATTGGCCTTTCCAACCATCTCTACCAGCCGTCTCCCGTACTTGCCCGCAAGTACGCCTCGATCCACCTGTCAGCCGTTTCCGCTACCGTCGAAGAGTTCCTACAGCGACAAGCACAGATTGCGCGACGAGGGACCGGCCCGCCGACACCCCCACCGACTGTCACCATCGATGAGCCAAAGCCTGCGTCAGGCGCCTATGTGCCCCAGACCCCTAACAAGAACCCTTATGGATCTGTCATGCACAACGGATGTCTTACCCCGCCAATCACCCCCGAGTCTGAGCAATTCACCTACGGTCATGTTGTAAAGTCGCAGCCTGCTTCTCTATACCCCACGACGCCCACGCCAGAACATGCATCGAACGGACAACACAATGGGCAATACTACCAGAGCCAATATCTCCACCCCCAGCACATGTAA